One part of the Saprospiraceae bacterium genome encodes these proteins:
- a CDS encoding TIM barrel protein produces the protein MWPGIVGKGQGTEEEAISLQRMIELTCNTRVHGQTFDGIDLILAAPHLNVSSNQDEIVKFADTVLSHNLKIGSVVAPIWPSAGGGSAMGFVDERKKFIAAVRNTCEYCKILNRHGVRSYGIIRIDSADSPASWSKDKAGNTTLIANTFREAAIIAADYDEKLAAEGEICWAGMHSWKDILDLLEEVGKPEYLGFQADLAHTYLYLRGYNASEHALLTSNYSTEEFWQAYQKMTELLAPWTLDFHIAQSNGTVFGSGLHDITGRHVPVNAPDGKLDIIRCCRYWLLNKEGHLRNGIRHICCDGCMFPNSMLESSDTWTAVLEKMIEVREDLQQLKTFN, from the coding sequence AACGGATGATAGAGCTTACCTGCAATACCAGGGTGCATGGTCAAACTTTTGATGGTATTGATCTTATTCTTGCAGCTCCTCATCTTAATGTTAGTTCCAACCAGGATGAAATCGTAAAGTTTGCTGATACTGTTTTGTCGCATAACCTAAAGATTGGATCTGTCGTGGCACCTATATGGCCATCTGCAGGCGGTGGCTCAGCGATGGGCTTTGTGGACGAACGAAAAAAATTTATAGCTGCGGTTCGGAATACTTGTGAATACTGTAAAATATTGAACAGACATGGTGTTCGGTCTTATGGCATCATCAGGATAGATTCTGCAGATAGTCCTGCATCCTGGTCAAAGGATAAAGCGGGCAATACAACATTGATTGCGAATACTTTTCGCGAAGCAGCTATTATCGCTGCTGATTATGACGAGAAGCTGGCAGCGGAAGGTGAAATCTGCTGGGCAGGCATGCATTCCTGGAAGGATATTCTGGATCTTTTGGAAGAAGTTGGCAAGCCGGAATACCTGGGATTTCAGGCAGACCTTGCTCATACTTATTTATATTTACGAGGGTACAATGCATCCGAGCATGCTTTACTTACTTCTAACTATTCTACAGAAGAGTTTTGGCAGGCTTATCAAAAGATGACCGAATTATTAGCCCCATGGACCCTGGATTTTCATATTGCTCAAAGTAATGGGACTGTCTTTGGAAGCGGCTTGCATGATATCACCGGAAGGCACGTACCTGTCAATGCTCCTGATGGAAAATTGGATATCATACGCTGTTGTCGATATTGGTTATTGAATAAAGAAGGACATCTTAGAAATGGTATTCGACATATTTGCTGTGATGGATGTATGTTTCCCAATAGCATGTTGGAATCATCTGACACCTGGACGGCCGTATTAGAAAAAATGATTGAGGTAAGAGAAGACCTCCAGCAACTTAAAACATTCAACTGA
- a CDS encoding sugar phosphate isomerase/epimerase — protein MLTHSGLRPKIGFNLLAWSAVISDKLYPVVDKLKTLGYDGVECAMDERNKAVYKTFGNHMADLGLQATAVLAVGADENPVSTSALVRAKALDRLKGAIDCAHELNAKNICGPFHSAFATFTRKPPEEQEYAWSAEVLHEAGVYAASAQITLTLEALNRFECYLCNTMDQLSKLVNQVNHPNVKAMFDTHHANMEEKKFAAALKNIAPLLGHVHISENDRGTPGDGHIPWDDTFATLAAIRYKGWLTIEAFTRNDPNFANAINVWREYSKPWDMAEHGIIFIKRMIKKHQL, from the coding sequence ATGTTGACCCACTCTGGCCTGCGGCCAAAAATTGGTTTTAATCTATTAGCCTGGTCCGCCGTGATTTCGGATAAATTATATCCCGTGGTAGATAAATTAAAAACCCTGGGCTATGATGGGGTAGAGTGTGCGATGGACGAGAGAAATAAAGCAGTATATAAAACATTTGGCAACCATATGGCTGATTTAGGTTTGCAGGCTACTGCCGTGTTAGCAGTAGGTGCTGATGAGAATCCTGTCAGCACTTCGGCCTTAGTCCGGGCGAAAGCGTTAGACCGATTGAAAGGTGCTATAGATTGTGCTCATGAACTTAATGCAAAAAATATCTGCGGTCCTTTTCATTCTGCGTTTGCTACGTTTACCCGAAAACCCCCGGAAGAACAAGAATATGCCTGGAGTGCTGAAGTGCTACATGAGGCTGGGGTATATGCGGCTTCGGCTCAAATCACACTTACCCTGGAAGCGCTCAATCGATTCGAATGTTATTTATGCAACACGATGGATCAATTGAGCAAATTGGTAAATCAAGTGAATCATCCCAATGTAAAGGCCATGTTCGACACCCATCACGCCAATATGGAAGAAAAAAAGTTTGCTGCAGCCTTAAAAAATATAGCACCACTGCTGGGCCATGTCCACATCAGCGAAAATGACAGAGGTACCCCCGGTGATGGACATATCCCCTGGGACGATACCTTTGCTACACTCGCTGCTATCAGGTACAAAGGCTGGCTGACGATAGAAGCTTTTACCCGCAATGATCCTAATTTTGCCAACGCGATCAACGTATGGCGCGAATATTCTAAACCATGGGATATGGCGGAACATGGGATTATTTTTATCAAGAGGATGATTAAAAAGCATCAATTGTAA
- a CDS encoding alpha/beta hydrolase — MAYILTNGIKMYYEVHGEGPPLLLIMGITAPGAVWEKHLNYWKSFFKCIVADNRGVGNSDKPPGPYSTEQMAEDYHGLLEALQVSKVRVVGVSMGSTIAMQLCLRHPDEVSSMVLMCPWARCDRMARSIFEHMIAIKGKLTPAEFARYIQLLIFHKSSWDHDDVYQEMIDGRLAAQEDESPQPFHALEAQAIACMEHDVLSQLHNIFQPCLILGGKADIFTPEWMAREVAAAIPGSDLHLYDHSGHAFHWENLDDFNRRVKDWLLHH; from the coding sequence ATGGCATATATCCTTACCAACGGAATTAAAATGTATTATGAGGTGCATGGCGAAGGCCCTCCCTTATTACTGATTATGGGCATTACGGCCCCCGGAGCTGTGTGGGAAAAGCACTTAAACTACTGGAAAAGCTTTTTTAAGTGTATCGTAGCAGATAATCGGGGTGTTGGAAATTCTGACAAGCCCCCTGGTCCTTACAGCACTGAGCAAATGGCAGAGGATTATCATGGATTATTGGAAGCGCTGCAGGTATCTAAAGTAAGAGTAGTGGGGGTTTCTATGGGTAGCACCATCGCCATGCAATTATGCTTACGACATCCGGACGAAGTATCCTCCATGGTGTTGATGTGTCCCTGGGCCAGGTGTGATAGAATGGCAAGATCTATTTTCGAACATATGATTGCAATAAAGGGTAAATTGACTCCTGCTGAATTTGCCCGGTATATCCAATTGCTCATTTTTCATAAATCAAGCTGGGATCATGACGATGTCTACCAGGAAATGATAGATGGCCGATTAGCTGCCCAAGAGGATGAAAGCCCTCAGCCTTTTCATGCCTTAGAAGCCCAGGCTATAGCTTGTATGGAGCATGATGTGTTGAGTCAGTTGCACAATATTTTTCAGCCATGTTTGATCCTTGGAGGAAAGGCAGATATTTTTACTCCGGAATGGATGGCCAGGGAAGTTGCTGCAGCGATCCCGGGATCTGATTTACATCTTTATGATCACAGTGGGCATGCGTTTCATTGGGAAAATTTGGATGACTTTAATCGACGAGTCAAAGATTGGTTATTGCATCATTAA
- a CDS encoding family 78 glycoside hydrolase catalytic domain, whose translation MKQNYKQWLLKMPENGLMVEYDPAPIALDIPKPRFTWIVELDGRARRQTAYQILVASSMDMINTEKGDMWNTNWVASDQSAHITYQGLPLESNKEYYWKVHIREDSGKILPYGKTGTFNTGLFDQKDWTADWIGRGEPGEIRADVNTFTSRSWSEEVQKVIPESRSPLFRHEFRVEKKVRRARLFISGLGLYELRLNGAKVGQNVLTPSKTDFRKRILYDTYDVTSELNSGINALGIMLGNGWFNGQKKYWGWQMQWYGSPRVILQLMIEYSDGSISQVITNRNWKSSWGPITFNCLFDGEHYDARLEQQGWDKSGFDDRSWSPANSVPSPGGKLSSSMHEPGKVTQIINPVGFTKPKRDTFVFDLGQNITGWVKLKLKGPAGTLVKLRFAEKIHVNGMIDPSSSNAALQEDHYILKGEGEEIFEPRFTYHGFQFIEVTGYSGTPSLETLEGRFVHTSVAPTGSFTCSNDLINRIHLCMVQSQRCNVQMGVPTDDTQRPERQGWGADVLMSSQEAMLNLNIQKLYTKWLRDYRDQQDRQGRVSFIVPRAGIEEDMVWSSSFVIMPWYLYIFCGDTAVLKENYEAILKYMNYLARQGNSDIQPKESGGNPLFNDTLLEPNLIGYLQQSQWGDHLSLAEGYRSRSGLPLSISTAFYYHDVQIMEKIASVLGKKEHAEKFHLLRSEILNAFNRRFLNKKEGYYDDQSQSAQTWPLFFDMVPEELERSVMSTLINDIVEKHEDHLSTGYMGTKYLVDLLTKKGREDLVWKLALKKDFPSWGYSLRNGRTTITEKWTDGGSQNHLVLGAAIDPWFYNVLAGINPDESCPGFKKFIVKPYIPGNDLDWVSASVNTIHGTIASSWRKKQEGLHLDIKVPSNTTAIVYLPASPGAIITEGGNQVSQTKRIRSLPSGSNESIFEVGSGSYSFFVSDISKRK comes from the coding sequence ATGAAACAGAATTACAAGCAATGGTTGTTGAAAATGCCTGAAAATGGTCTCATGGTCGAATATGATCCGGCCCCTATAGCTCTGGATATACCAAAGCCACGTTTTACCTGGATTGTTGAATTGGATGGTAGGGCACGCAGGCAAACTGCTTACCAGATACTGGTGGCGTCAAGCATGGACATGATTAATACTGAGAAAGGCGATATGTGGAATACAAACTGGGTGGCTTCAGATCAATCAGCTCATATCACGTATCAAGGGCTTCCTCTTGAAAGCAACAAAGAATATTACTGGAAGGTACATATCAGGGAGGATTCGGGTAAGATCCTTCCCTATGGAAAAACCGGCACTTTCAACACCGGATTATTTGATCAGAAGGACTGGACAGCAGATTGGATAGGCAGGGGGGAGCCAGGCGAAATACGGGCTGATGTAAATACCTTCACTTCCCGTAGCTGGTCAGAAGAAGTACAAAAAGTTATTCCTGAATCCAGGTCTCCTTTATTTCGCCATGAATTCCGGGTTGAAAAAAAAGTCCGCCGAGCAAGGTTATTTATTTCTGGCCTGGGATTATATGAACTCCGTTTAAATGGGGCAAAGGTTGGACAAAATGTCCTTACTCCGTCAAAGACCGATTTTCGCAAACGCATCCTTTATGATACCTATGATGTAACTTCCGAACTGAATTCAGGGATCAATGCTCTTGGGATTATGCTGGGCAATGGCTGGTTTAATGGCCAAAAGAAATACTGGGGTTGGCAGATGCAATGGTACGGATCACCTCGTGTAATCCTTCAGCTAATGATAGAATATTCTGATGGTAGCATATCCCAGGTAATAACAAACCGAAACTGGAAATCTTCCTGGGGACCGATTACCTTTAATTGCCTGTTTGATGGTGAACATTATGATGCCCGATTAGAACAACAGGGCTGGGACAAATCTGGGTTCGATGACCGGTCATGGAGTCCGGCTAATTCGGTGCCCTCACCTGGCGGAAAACTTTCGTCATCCATGCACGAGCCTGGCAAAGTAACCCAAATCATTAACCCCGTAGGATTCACAAAACCAAAAAGAGATACTTTTGTTTTTGACCTTGGACAGAATATTACCGGCTGGGTGAAACTTAAACTGAAGGGACCTGCAGGCACCCTAGTTAAATTGCGATTTGCCGAGAAGATTCATGTCAATGGAATGATTGATCCTTCCAGTTCAAATGCTGCCCTTCAGGAAGATCATTATATTCTAAAAGGTGAGGGAGAGGAGATTTTCGAACCCCGTTTTACCTATCATGGTTTTCAGTTTATTGAAGTAACTGGGTATTCCGGCACCCCCTCATTGGAAACCCTGGAGGGTCGGTTTGTTCATACCAGCGTTGCTCCTACCGGTAGCTTTACCTGCAGCAATGACCTTATCAACCGCATTCACCTTTGTATGGTTCAATCCCAACGATGTAATGTACAGATGGGGGTTCCGACTGATGATACCCAACGGCCTGAACGACAGGGATGGGGCGCTGATGTACTGATGTCTTCCCAGGAGGCAATGCTGAATTTGAATATCCAGAAATTATATACAAAATGGTTAAGGGATTATAGAGACCAGCAGGATCGTCAAGGTCGTGTAAGCTTTATAGTCCCCCGTGCAGGAATAGAGGAGGATATGGTGTGGAGTTCCTCATTTGTAATCATGCCTTGGTATCTATACATTTTTTGTGGGGACACCGCTGTGCTCAAAGAGAATTATGAGGCTATTTTAAAATATATGAATTACCTGGCAAGACAGGGTAACTCAGACATTCAGCCAAAAGAAAGTGGCGGCAATCCCCTTTTCAATGATACATTACTTGAGCCAAATCTGATTGGTTATCTACAGCAATCGCAATGGGGAGACCATCTTTCATTAGCCGAAGGGTATCGTAGCAGGTCCGGGCTACCTTTATCTATAAGTACCGCATTCTATTACCATGATGTACAAATAATGGAAAAAATAGCAAGCGTGCTGGGAAAAAAAGAACACGCAGAAAAATTTCATTTATTGAGGAGCGAAATATTGAATGCATTCAACCGTAGATTTCTTAACAAAAAAGAAGGATACTATGATGACCAGTCGCAATCCGCTCAAACGTGGCCTCTTTTTTTTGATATGGTTCCGGAAGAATTAGAAAGGTCCGTTATGAGTACACTAATAAATGATATTGTAGAGAAACATGAAGACCACTTGTCCACTGGCTATATGGGAACGAAATACTTGGTAGACTTGCTCACCAAAAAAGGCCGAGAAGACTTGGTGTGGAAATTGGCTCTCAAGAAAGATTTTCCCAGTTGGGGCTATTCTCTTAGGAACGGACGCACAACCATTACAGAGAAATGGACCGATGGAGGATCACAAAATCATTTAGTGTTAGGGGCTGCCATCGATCCCTGGTTTTACAATGTATTGGCTGGAATTAATCCTGATGAAAGCTGTCCAGGATTTAAAAAATTTATCGTCAAACCTTATATTCCAGGGAATGACCTTGATTGGGTGAGTGCCTCTGTGAATACGATACATGGAACCATTGCTTCTTCATGGCGAAAAAAACAAGAAGGGTTACACCTGGATATTAAAGTGCCATCAAATACAACAGCCATCGTTTATCTCCCAGCCAGTCCGGGCGCTATAATTACAGAAGGAGGCAATCAGGTGTCTCAGACCAAAAGGATTAGGTCTCTTCCATCCGGTTCAAATGAATCTATATTCGAAGTAGGATCAGGTTCTTATTCTTTTTTTGTATCTGACATTTCTAAACGAAAATAA